A single window of Streptomyces sp. NBC_00464 DNA harbors:
- a CDS encoding ABC transporter substrate-binding protein codes for MSRNQGMDRRQMLKLAGFSAAGLGLTAAGCGSGGGSNGPVTIRHAWWGADDRAKKVQECVTLFEKKHPKIKVKTDFQQYPDFWKKFNTQAAGGNPPDVIQNAVTFLRKYEAKNVLLDLNPQAKKGNLKLEGFRAGLEKFAEIDGKLLGVPVGSNSMALVIDEKVFEKAGVDHSLGWTWDDWYAGLQKIKSGQGIAGDSGPHGVMYLYDLILRQNGKAFFTEEGMGFGESELLPYWTEALARVKSGVYADQKKVEQIKPASALAKGLSAGEFTWDNFSVRYSAEGKSSYSLAPIPTTDGKKTGQYLGSLMLSGTARTKHPAEVATFISFMTHDPAVARIMGYDRGVPATTAQFEAFQPTDAPSKAIGAYETEIAKAGVLEPITPHPAGADVVEAAFLRIGGDMSLGKASPEDSVKQFFSEAKTALASN; via the coding sequence ATGTCTCGGAACCAGGGCATGGACCGGCGGCAGATGCTGAAGCTCGCGGGCTTCTCGGCTGCGGGTCTCGGGCTGACCGCGGCCGGCTGCGGCTCGGGCGGCGGCTCGAACGGGCCGGTCACCATCCGGCATGCCTGGTGGGGCGCCGACGACCGGGCGAAGAAGGTCCAGGAGTGCGTCACGCTCTTCGAGAAGAAGCACCCGAAGATCAAGGTGAAGACGGACTTCCAGCAGTACCCGGACTTCTGGAAGAAGTTCAACACCCAGGCGGCCGGCGGCAACCCGCCGGACGTCATCCAGAACGCGGTCACCTTCCTGCGCAAGTACGAGGCGAAGAACGTCCTGCTCGACCTCAACCCGCAGGCGAAGAAGGGCAACCTCAAGCTCGAGGGCTTCCGCGCCGGACTGGAGAAGTTCGCCGAGATCGACGGCAAGCTGCTCGGTGTGCCGGTCGGCAGCAACTCGATGGCCCTGGTCATCGACGAGAAGGTCTTCGAGAAGGCCGGCGTCGACCACAGCCTCGGCTGGACCTGGGACGACTGGTACGCGGGGCTGCAGAAGATCAAGTCCGGTCAGGGCATAGCCGGCGACTCCGGTCCGCACGGCGTCATGTACCTCTACGACCTGATCCTCCGCCAGAACGGCAAGGCGTTCTTCACCGAGGAGGGCATGGGCTTCGGCGAGAGCGAACTGCTGCCGTACTGGACCGAGGCGCTCGCCAGGGTCAAGTCCGGCGTCTACGCCGACCAGAAGAAGGTCGAGCAGATCAAGCCCGCCTCCGCACTCGCCAAGGGCCTCTCCGCCGGGGAGTTCACCTGGGACAACTTCTCCGTCCGCTACAGCGCGGAGGGCAAGAGCAGCTACAGCCTCGCGCCCATCCCGACCACCGACGGCAAGAAGACCGGCCAGTACCTCGGCTCGCTGATGCTCAGCGGCACGGCCCGCACCAAGCACCCCGCCGAGGTCGCCACCTTCATCAGCTTCATGACCCACGACCCCGCTGTCGCCCGCATCATGGGCTACGACCGCGGAGTCCCCGCCACCACCGCCCAGTTCGAGGCCTTCCAGCCCACCGACGCCCCGAGCAAGGCGATCGGCGCGTACGAGACCGAGATCGCCAAGGCGGGCGTGCTGGAGCCCATCACCCCGCACCCGGCCGGTGCCGACGTCGTCGAGGCCGCGTTCCTGCGCATCGGCGGCGACATGTCCCTGGGCAAGGCCTCGCCGGAGGACTCCGTCAAGCAGTTCTTCTCCGAGGCGAAGACCGCCCTCGCCTCGAACTGA
- a CDS encoding phosphotransferase enzyme family protein — protein MTTAVVRALGALAHEAAHARSGPRGGCPAPAVLADRADGTVVRCGSVVAKAHAAGTDIAALSVRLGLAADPGLAGILLAPLPVPPGAGPEVTAAVSPFLTELHGRPVTLWPYGEPVDPGDPDDAPWEEAAVLLARLHRAGSRADRPAPGGSPVPPPMRGPAKAALAVARMRAARPGDPATAPVLAAWRGLPPWARDEAPAPEHRAQGLCHGDLHLGQLVRHPTPHGAWLLIDVDDAGPGDPAWDLARPAAWYAAGLLPPEVWFRFLGAYRAAGGPAVGADGDPWAELDPAARALTVQTAALALAKSAAERRVPDEVEQVMIDACARIAALPPELAAEHSS, from the coding sequence GTGACCACCGCAGTCGTACGTGCGCTGGGCGCCCTCGCCCACGAAGCGGCCCACGCCCGTTCCGGGCCCCGCGGCGGCTGCCCGGCACCCGCCGTCCTCGCGGACCGGGCGGACGGCACCGTGGTCCGCTGCGGCTCCGTCGTCGCCAAGGCCCACGCCGCCGGTACGGACATCGCCGCGCTGTCCGTACGCCTCGGCCTGGCCGCCGACCCAGGTCTGGCCGGCATCCTGCTCGCCCCCCTCCCCGTGCCGCCCGGCGCGGGACCGGAAGTGACCGCCGCCGTCTCGCCGTTCCTGACCGAGCTGCACGGCCGTCCGGTCACCCTGTGGCCCTACGGGGAACCGGTGGACCCCGGCGACCCGGACGACGCGCCGTGGGAGGAGGCGGCCGTCCTGCTGGCCCGCCTCCACCGTGCCGGGAGCAGGGCGGACCGGCCCGCACCGGGCGGTTCCCCAGTGCCACCGCCCATGCGCGGCCCGGCGAAGGCCGCGCTCGCCGTGGCCCGGATGCGGGCGGCCCGGCCGGGCGATCCGGCCACGGCCCCCGTGCTCGCGGCCTGGCGCGGTCTGCCGCCCTGGGCGCGGGACGAGGCCCCCGCTCCCGAACACCGTGCGCAGGGTCTCTGCCACGGCGATCTGCACCTGGGCCAGCTCGTCCGGCACCCCACCCCTCACGGTGCGTGGCTGCTGATCGACGTCGACGACGCGGGGCCTGGCGACCCGGCCTGGGACCTCGCGCGGCCGGCCGCCTGGTACGCGGCCGGACTGCTGCCCCCCGAGGTCTGGTTCCGCTTCCTGGGCGCCTACCGGGCCGCGGGCGGCCCCGCGGTGGGCGCCGACGGTGACCCGTGGGCCGAGCTGGATCCCGCCGCCCGCGCCCTGACCGTACAGACGGCGGCACTGGCGCTCGCCAAGTCCGCGGCGGAGCGCAGGGTTCCGGATGAGGTGGAACAGGTGATGATCGACGCCTGTGCCCGAATTGCCGCTCTCCCGCCCGAGTTGGCCGCCGAACACTCGTCGTAG
- a CDS encoding LacI family DNA-binding transcriptional regulator encodes MARVAGIKDVARQAGVSVGTVSNVINRPEAVLPDTRARVLAAIEELGYVRSESARQLRAGRSRIMALLVLDMGNPFFVDVARGAERAARQAGLGVMVCNSGQSPAEEAEYLGLFAEQRVCGVLVTPADATGRNLESFARHRIPYVLVDRVASGTGTCAVSVDDVRGGTLAVGHLISAGHRSVAYVSGPGDLHQIRDRRQGALTALAEAGLPPEALVEIPSDRLDVAAGRDAGARLLGLVPRPTAVFCANDLLALGVLQALYAAGVRVPQDIAIVGYDDIEFAAAAAVPLTSVRQPAVVMGRMAAELLLEEADDEGGTHEHRSVVLQPELVVRASSSTPR; translated from the coding sequence GTGGCGCGTGTGGCAGGGATCAAGGATGTGGCCCGGCAGGCCGGGGTCTCCGTGGGCACGGTCTCCAATGTGATCAACCGCCCCGAGGCGGTGCTGCCCGACACCCGGGCCCGGGTGCTGGCCGCCATCGAGGAGCTCGGCTACGTCCGCAGCGAGTCGGCCCGCCAGCTCAGGGCCGGCCGCAGCCGGATCATGGCACTCCTCGTCCTGGACATGGGCAACCCCTTCTTCGTCGACGTGGCCCGCGGGGCCGAACGTGCCGCCCGGCAGGCGGGGCTCGGCGTGATGGTCTGCAACAGCGGCCAGAGCCCCGCGGAGGAGGCCGAATACCTCGGCCTCTTCGCGGAACAGCGCGTATGCGGCGTACTGGTCACCCCGGCCGACGCGACCGGCCGCAACCTCGAGTCCTTCGCCCGCCACCGGATTCCCTATGTTCTGGTGGACCGGGTGGCATCCGGCACCGGGACCTGCGCCGTCTCCGTCGACGACGTGCGGGGCGGTACCCTGGCCGTCGGCCATCTGATCTCGGCCGGCCACCGCTCGGTGGCGTACGTCAGTGGCCCCGGCGACCTGCACCAGATCAGGGACCGCCGCCAGGGCGCGCTGACCGCCCTCGCCGAGGCCGGGCTGCCGCCCGAGGCGCTGGTGGAGATCCCCTCCGACCGCCTCGACGTCGCGGCGGGCCGTGACGCCGGGGCCCGGCTGCTCGGGCTCGTCCCGCGTCCCACCGCGGTGTTCTGCGCGAACGACCTGCTCGCCCTGGGCGTGCTCCAGGCCCTGTACGCGGCGGGGGTGCGGGTGCCTCAGGACATCGCCATCGTCGGGTACGACGACATCGAATTCGCCGCCGCCGCTGCCGTCCCGCTCACCTCTGTCCGTCAGCCCGCGGTCGTGATGGGCCGGATGGCCGCCGAACTCCTGCTGGAGGAGGCGGACGACGAGGGCGGCACCCACGAACACCGCAGCGTCGTGCTCCAGCCGGAACTCGTCGTGCGCGCGTCGAGTTCCACGCCCCGCTGA
- a CDS encoding CGNR zinc finger domain-containing protein — MLIPHDTRIALETVVDLVNTAPESERPEGGSPVDGLADIEALYAFAGRHRVSGVNELDEKDLRAVHDVRARFADVFAATDAQVAASLVNTLVAAAGTTPQLSNHDGYDWHVHYFAPDASLADHLAADCGMALAFIIVAGETERLRRCEAPDCRHAFVDLSRNRSRRYCSSRTCGNRLHVAAYRARRREAAG, encoded by the coding sequence GTGCTGATCCCCCACGACACCCGGATCGCCCTCGAAACGGTGGTCGATCTGGTGAACACCGCGCCGGAGAGCGAGCGGCCCGAGGGCGGCTCACCCGTCGACGGGCTCGCCGACATCGAGGCGCTCTACGCGTTCGCCGGACGCCACCGGGTGAGCGGCGTGAACGAACTCGACGAGAAGGACCTCCGCGCCGTCCACGACGTACGGGCGCGGTTCGCCGACGTCTTCGCCGCGACCGACGCACAGGTCGCCGCCTCGCTCGTCAACACACTCGTGGCCGCCGCGGGCACCACGCCGCAGCTCAGCAACCACGACGGCTACGACTGGCACGTGCACTACTTCGCGCCGGACGCCTCGCTCGCCGACCACCTGGCGGCCGACTGCGGCATGGCCCTCGCCTTCATCATCGTGGCGGGCGAGACGGAGCGGCTGCGGCGCTGCGAGGCGCCGGACTGCCGGCACGCCTTCGTCGACCTCTCGCGCAACCGCTCCCGTCGCTACTGCTCCAGCCGCACCTGCGGTAACCGCTTGCACGTCGCCGCGTACCGGGCGCGCCGCAGGGAAGCGGCCGGCTGA
- a CDS encoding TFIIB-type zinc ribbon-containing protein, with the protein MQCPKCHAQMQTYNRNGIQIEQCSGCRGIFLDYGELESLTRMEAQWTQQAPPAPPAPQAYPAAPAPAWGAPQHHGGHHQGHYRQKSFGRMLFSS; encoded by the coding sequence ATGCAGTGTCCCAAGTGCCACGCACAGATGCAGACGTACAACCGCAATGGCATTCAGATCGAGCAGTGCAGCGGCTGCCGGGGGATATTCCTGGACTACGGCGAGCTGGAGTCCCTGACCCGCATGGAGGCGCAGTGGACGCAGCAGGCTCCGCCGGCGCCGCCCGCGCCGCAGGCCTACCCCGCGGCACCGGCACCCGCCTGGGGCGCCCCGCAGCACCACGGTGGACACCACCAGGGCCACTACCGGCAGAAGAGCTTCGGCCGGATGCTCTTCTCGTCCTGA
- a CDS encoding DsbA family protein, with amino-acid sequence MSDSTPAAPVVLEVWCELQCPDCHHALTDVHALRARYGDRIDIRFRHFPLEKHKHAFAAAQAAEEAAAQGKDWPYIEAVLARTADLGRTGEPLLVEVAGELGLDAEEFDTALIDGRHMLIVDADQAEGKAIGVTGTPTYVIGGERLDGGKSQDGLRERIEAITDRLLAEQG; translated from the coding sequence ATGAGCGATTCCACCCCCGCAGCACCGGTCGTCCTCGAAGTCTGGTGCGAGCTCCAGTGCCCCGACTGCCACCACGCCCTCACCGATGTGCACGCCCTGCGCGCCCGGTACGGCGACCGGATCGACATCCGGTTCCGGCACTTCCCGCTGGAGAAGCACAAGCACGCCTTCGCCGCCGCGCAGGCCGCCGAGGAGGCCGCGGCGCAGGGCAAGGACTGGCCGTACATCGAGGCGGTGCTCGCCCGCACCGCCGACCTGGGCCGCACCGGCGAACCGCTGCTGGTCGAGGTGGCGGGGGAACTGGGTCTGGACGCCGAGGAGTTCGACACCGCCCTGATCGACGGCCGCCACATGCTGATCGTCGACGCCGACCAGGCCGAGGGCAAGGCGATCGGGGTCACCGGCACGCCCACGTACGTGATCGGTGGCGAGCGGCTGGACGGCGGCAAGAGCCAGGACGGACTGCGTGAACGGATCGAGGCGATCACCGACCGGCTGCTCGCCGAACAGGGCTGA
- a CDS encoding SsgA family sporulation/cell division regulator, with the protein MNTTVSCELHLRLVVSSESSLPVPAGLRYDTADPYAVHATFHTGAEETVEWVFARDLLAEGLHRPTGTGDVRVWPSRSHGQGVVCIALSSPEGEALLEAPARALESFLKRTDAAVPPGTEHRHFDLDTELSHILAES; encoded by the coding sequence ATGAACACCACGGTCAGCTGCGAGCTGCACCTGCGCCTCGTTGTGTCGAGCGAGTCCTCACTGCCTGTACCCGCGGGCCTGCGGTATGACACGGCCGATCCGTATGCCGTGCACGCCACCTTCCACACCGGAGCGGAGGAAACGGTCGAGTGGGTTTTCGCCCGCGACCTCCTTGCCGAGGGGCTGCACAGGCCCACCGGCACCGGAGACGTCCGCGTCTGGCCATCCCGTAGTCACGGCCAGGGCGTCGTCTGTATCGCACTGAGTTCTCCAGAGGGCGAAGCCCTGCTGGAGGCCCCTGCGCGGGCCCTGGAGTCGTTCCTGAAAAGGACCGACGCCGCGGTTCCGCCAGGGACCGAGCATCGTCACTTCGATCTCGATACGGAGCTCTCACACATCCTGGCCGAAAGCTGA
- a CDS encoding chorismate-binding protein — protein MARFGGLVASDLQDVTSDPAALDSSGFWAVSAGFEGRLVCARFATVRTAAVPAPVRGAWRGPAAGDWTSSLDRAAYTAGVRRIRAYIATGEVYQANLCRVLTAPLPDPAAADVDALTALLARGNPAPYAGTIRLPGHGVGIATASPELFLRRDGRTVESGPIKGTGRTEADLLEKDHAENVMIVDLVRNDLGRVCATGSVTVPDLCAVEKHPGLVHLVSTVRGRLADGVGWPELLAAAFPPGSVTGAPKTSALRIIEELETAPRGPYCGGIGWVDADRATASLAVGIRTFWTDRTGDAPVLRFGTGAGITWGSDPEREWDETELKASRLLAVASGAYEATGRTAP, from the coding sequence ATGGCCCGCTTCGGCGGCCTCGTCGCCTCCGATCTGCAGGATGTGACCAGTGATCCCGCAGCCCTCGACTCATCCGGCTTCTGGGCGGTATCGGCCGGTTTCGAGGGCCGGCTCGTCTGCGCCCGCTTCGCCACCGTGCGCACCGCGGCGGTGCCCGCACCGGTGCGCGGTGCCTGGCGTGGCCCCGCCGCCGGTGACTGGACCTCGTCCCTCGACCGCGCCGCATACACGGCAGGTGTACGCCGCATCCGCGCGTACATCGCGACGGGCGAGGTCTACCAGGCCAATCTCTGCCGCGTACTGACGGCGCCGCTGCCCGATCCGGCCGCGGCGGACGTGGACGCCCTCACCGCACTGCTGGCGCGGGGTAACCCGGCCCCGTACGCAGGAACGATTCGGCTGCCCGGCCACGGCGTCGGGATCGCGACCGCCTCGCCGGAGCTGTTCCTGCGCAGGGACGGCCGCACGGTCGAGTCCGGACCGATCAAGGGCACCGGCCGCACCGAGGCCGATCTGCTGGAGAAGGACCATGCCGAGAACGTGATGATCGTCGACCTGGTCCGCAACGACCTGGGCCGGGTCTGCGCCACCGGATCGGTCACGGTCCCCGACCTCTGCGCCGTCGAGAAGCACCCGGGCCTCGTCCACCTCGTCTCGACCGTGCGCGGCCGGCTCGCCGACGGCGTCGGCTGGCCGGAGCTGCTTGCCGCGGCCTTTCCGCCGGGATCGGTGACCGGGGCCCCCAAGACCAGTGCGCTGAGGATCATCGAGGAACTGGAGACCGCCCCGCGCGGTCCGTACTGCGGCGGCATCGGCTGGGTGGACGCGGACCGGGCCACCGCCTCCCTCGCCGTGGGCATCCGCACCTTCTGGACCGACCGCACGGGCGACGCTCCGGTGCTGCGGTTCGGCACCGGAGCCGGTATCACCTGGGGCTCGGATCCGGAGCGTGAGTGGGACGAGACCGAACTGAAGGCGTCCAGGCTGCTCGCGGTAGCGTCGGGCGCCTACGAAGCAACCGGAAGGACCGCACCATGA
- a CDS encoding aminotransferase class IV, producing the protein MKIWVNGRLRAADDARVSVLDHGLTVGDGIFETVRTAGGRPFALTRHLDRLTRSALGLGLPAPDLDEVRRACAAVIEANPAALGRLRITYTGGISPLGSDRGTAGPGLVVALGEVTRRPDTTAVITVPWTRNERGALTGLKTTSYAENVVALARAHERGASEALFANTVGRLCEGTGSNVFVVLDGQLHTPPVASGCLAGITRALAVEWAGAQETDLPFDVLDRAEEIFLTSTLRDIQAVHRVDGRELPGGPGPVTAKAMRVFDERAADDLDP; encoded by the coding sequence ATGAAGATCTGGGTCAACGGGCGACTGCGGGCCGCCGATGACGCCCGGGTGTCCGTGCTCGACCACGGGCTGACCGTCGGCGACGGCATCTTCGAGACGGTGAGGACCGCCGGCGGCAGGCCGTTCGCACTCACCCGCCACCTCGACCGGCTGACCCGCTCCGCCCTGGGCCTCGGCCTGCCCGCGCCCGACCTGGACGAGGTGCGCCGGGCCTGCGCCGCCGTGATCGAGGCCAATCCCGCCGCGCTCGGCAGACTCCGCATCACCTACACCGGCGGGATCTCGCCGCTCGGCTCGGACCGGGGCACCGCGGGCCCCGGCCTGGTCGTCGCCCTCGGCGAGGTGACGCGTCGCCCGGACACCACGGCCGTCATCACGGTCCCCTGGACACGCAACGAACGCGGCGCGCTCACCGGGCTCAAGACCACCTCGTACGCGGAGAACGTCGTCGCCCTCGCCCGTGCCCACGAGCGCGGCGCCTCCGAGGCGCTGTTCGCCAACACCGTCGGCCGGCTCTGCGAAGGCACCGGCTCCAATGTCTTCGTCGTCCTCGACGGGCAGCTGCACACGCCGCCGGTCGCCTCCGGCTGTCTGGCCGGGATCACCCGCGCACTGGCGGTGGAGTGGGCCGGGGCGCAGGAGACGGACCTGCCGTTCGACGTCCTGGACCGGGCCGAGGAGATCTTCCTGACCTCCACCCTCCGCGACATCCAGGCCGTCCACCGGGTCGACGGCCGGGAGCTGCCCGGCGGGCCGGGTCCGGTGACCGCCAAGGCCATGCGCGTCTTCGACGAGCGGGCCGCCGACGATCTGGACCCGTGA
- a CDS encoding TIGR02611 family protein encodes MNAESDERDGAAAPADPAPATGDVPKSVTGDVTEGVTKEDRELGSRAPGFIKASRTLHLSWQVGVFVVGLAVVAAGIVMLPLPGPGWLVIFGGMAIWATEFVWAQLVLRWTRRKVTEAAQRALDPKVRRRNIALTAIGLVIIAVLVGIYVWKFGIVMPWKINE; translated from the coding sequence ATGAATGCGGAGAGTGACGAGCGGGACGGAGCCGCCGCACCGGCGGATCCGGCGCCCGCGACGGGGGATGTGCCGAAGAGCGTGACGGGGGACGTCACGGAGGGTGTGACGAAGGAGGACAGGGAGCTCGGCTCCAGGGCGCCCGGGTTCATCAAGGCGTCCAGGACGCTGCACCTGAGCTGGCAGGTCGGTGTGTTCGTGGTCGGCCTGGCCGTGGTGGCGGCCGGCATCGTCATGCTGCCGCTGCCCGGTCCCGGCTGGCTGGTGATCTTCGGCGGCATGGCGATCTGGGCGACCGAGTTCGTCTGGGCCCAGCTGGTGCTGCGCTGGACGCGCCGGAAGGTCACCGAGGCCGCCCAGCGCGCGCTCGATCCCAAGGTCCGGCGGCGCAACATCGCGCTCACGGCGATCGGTCTCGTGATCATCGCGGTGCTGGTGGGGATCTATGTGTGGAAGTTCGGAATCGTCATGCCGTGGAAGATCAACGAGTGA
- a CDS encoding GNAT family N-acetyltransferase produces MTTTLRPSGPIQPGADGAQSRAYDVCDNGRPVGTVEIATEPGSDGATGMLSSVRIDEPVRRRGRGTIAALAAEEVLRGWGCTQVQAEVAPDNTAGQRLTTALGYTERSRNMIKQLPADPPALPDGLSARPMTPEEYTDWEDRAIAGYAESLVTRGTPRESALRAARASHARHLPQGLATEGAQLHHLIHEDEKAGFLWVARYEMHPGQVVGYVFDVEVDERFRGRGFGRALMLQAERLALAAGDTRLGLHVVTANTPALRLYESLGYRPTRHNLTKPL; encoded by the coding sequence ATGACCACGACACTCCGGCCCTCCGGGCCGATCCAGCCAGGCGCCGACGGCGCACAGAGCCGCGCGTACGACGTGTGCGACAACGGGCGCCCCGTCGGCACCGTGGAAATCGCCACGGAACCCGGGTCGGACGGCGCGACGGGGATGCTGAGCTCCGTGCGGATCGACGAGCCGGTCCGGCGGCGAGGCCGCGGCACCATCGCCGCGCTGGCGGCCGAGGAGGTGCTGCGGGGCTGGGGCTGTACGCAGGTGCAGGCGGAGGTCGCCCCCGACAACACCGCGGGCCAACGGCTGACCACCGCACTCGGCTACACCGAACGCAGCCGGAACATGATCAAACAGCTGCCCGCCGACCCCCCGGCACTGCCCGACGGGCTGTCCGCACGGCCGATGACGCCCGAGGAGTACACGGACTGGGAGGACCGCGCGATCGCCGGGTACGCGGAGAGCCTGGTGACACGCGGCACCCCGCGGGAGTCGGCGCTGCGGGCGGCCCGCGCCTCGCACGCCAGGCATCTGCCGCAGGGCCTGGCCACCGAGGGCGCGCAACTGCACCACCTCATCCACGAGGACGAGAAGGCCGGGTTCCTCTGGGTGGCGCGATACGAGATGCACCCCGGCCAGGTGGTCGGCTATGTCTTCGATGTCGAGGTGGACGAACGCTTCCGGGGGCGGGGTTTCGGCCGGGCGCTGATGCTCCAGGCCGAACGTCTCGCGCTCGCCGCCGGCGACACGCGGCTGGGCCTGCACGTCGTCACGGCCAACACACCGGCACTCCGGCTGTACGAGTCGCTCGGCTACCGGCCGACCCGCCACAACCTGACCAAACCACTCTGA
- a CDS encoding carbohydrate ABC transporter permease, with translation MTHIQTSTSGPVLDKDLAAVERSGPGRKTRPAPRPRGHRENLTGYLFMSPWIAGFLFLIAGPMVFSLYLAFTDYNLFDAPKWVGLKNFTDMFADPRWRQSVKVTSWYVVIGTPIKLAAALAVAMLLAQKRWGQSFYRAAFYAPSLIGASVSAAIVWRALFSDDAVVDRGQQLFGIDAGGWIGDPDMIIYALVGLTVWQFGAPMVIFLAGLKQVPRELYEAAEMDGAGPWRRFWSVTLPMISPVLFFNVLLETIHSFQIFGSAYIVSNGSCGPADATLVYTCYLYDQGFANSRMGFASAMAWLLLVAVGLVTAVLFWSQKRWVHYEEGAR, from the coding sequence GTGACTCACATCCAGACCTCCACGAGCGGCCCGGTCCTCGACAAGGACCTCGCCGCCGTGGAGCGGAGCGGCCCGGGACGCAAGACCCGCCCCGCTCCGCGACCGCGGGGCCACCGCGAGAATCTGACCGGCTATCTCTTCATGTCGCCCTGGATCGCGGGCTTCCTGTTCCTGATCGCCGGACCCATGGTCTTCTCGCTGTACCTCGCGTTCACCGACTACAACCTCTTCGACGCCCCGAAATGGGTCGGCCTGAAGAACTTCACCGACATGTTCGCCGACCCCCGCTGGCGCCAGTCGGTCAAGGTGACCTCCTGGTACGTGGTGATCGGCACCCCGATCAAGCTGGCCGCCGCACTCGCCGTCGCCATGCTGCTGGCCCAGAAGCGCTGGGGTCAGTCGTTCTACCGGGCCGCGTTCTACGCGCCGTCGCTGATCGGTGCGAGCGTCTCGGCCGCCATCGTCTGGCGCGCCCTGTTCTCCGACGACGCCGTCGTCGACCGGGGGCAGCAACTGTTCGGCATCGACGCCGGCGGCTGGATCGGCGACCCGGACATGATCATCTATGCGCTGGTGGGCCTCACGGTCTGGCAGTTCGGCGCCCCGATGGTGATCTTCCTGGCCGGCCTCAAGCAGGTCCCCAGAGAGCTGTACGAGGCCGCGGAGATGGACGGGGCGGGCCCTTGGCGCCGGTTCTGGAGCGTCACCCTGCCGATGATCTCCCCGGTGCTGTTCTTCAACGTCCTGCTGGAGACCATCCACTCCTTCCAGATCTTCGGATCGGCCTACATCGTCAGCAACGGCAGCTGCGGCCCGGCCGACGCGACGCTCGTCTACACCTGTTACCTGTACGACCAGGGCTTCGCGAACAGCCGGATGGGCTTCGCCTCCGCCATGGCATGGCTGCTGCTCGTCGCCGTGGGCCTGGTCACCGCCGTGCTGTTCTGGTCCCAGAAGCGCTGGGTGCACTACGAGGAGGGGGCCCGATGA
- a CDS encoding acetylxylan esterase: MSLFDLPLDELRTYRPESGEPDDFDAFWRRTLDEAGAHPLDAEFSSYDAALSHVDVHDVSFAGWGGHRIRAWLNVPAGAEGPLPTVVHYLGYGSGRGLPHDHLVWPAAGWATLVVDTRGQGAVNSHSAGSTADPHGGANPQSPGFMTRGILDPDEYYYRRVFTDAVRAVEVARAHPSVDPDRIVVHGGSQGGGIAQAVAGLSPHVRAALVDVPFLTHYRRAVEITDKDPYQEIVRFLATQHGHADQVFRTLSYFDGISFAARADMPVLYSVALMDPICPPSTVFAAYNNWAGPKEIEVYPWNGHEGGTSVHRAVQLRMLRDLG; this comes from the coding sequence GTGTCCCTGTTCGACCTGCCCTTGGATGAACTCCGCACCTACCGGCCGGAGTCCGGTGAACCCGACGACTTCGACGCCTTCTGGCGCCGCACCCTCGACGAAGCCGGCGCGCACCCGCTGGACGCCGAATTCAGTTCCTACGACGCCGCGTTGAGTCATGTCGACGTCCACGACGTGTCGTTCGCCGGCTGGGGCGGCCACCGCATACGCGCCTGGCTGAACGTGCCGGCGGGCGCCGAGGGCCCCCTGCCGACCGTCGTCCACTACCTCGGTTACGGCAGCGGGCGCGGACTGCCGCACGACCACCTGGTCTGGCCCGCCGCCGGCTGGGCCACCCTGGTCGTGGACACCCGCGGCCAGGGCGCCGTCAACAGCCATTCGGCGGGCTCCACCGCCGACCCGCACGGCGGCGCCAACCCGCAGTCGCCCGGATTCATGACCCGCGGCATCCTCGACCCCGACGAGTACTACTACCGCCGGGTGTTCACCGACGCGGTGCGCGCCGTCGAGGTGGCCCGCGCCCACCCGTCCGTCGACCCGGACCGGATCGTCGTGCACGGCGGCAGCCAGGGCGGCGGCATCGCCCAGGCGGTGGCGGGGCTCAGCCCGCACGTCAGGGCCGCGCTCGTCGACGTACCGTTCCTGACGCACTACCGGCGGGCCGTCGAGATCACCGACAAGGACCCGTACCAGGAGATCGTGCGTTTCCTGGCCACCCAGCACGGCCATGCCGACCAGGTGTTCCGGACTCTTTCCTACTTCGACGGCATCAGCTTCGCCGCCCGGGCGGACATGCCGGTGCTGTACTCGGTGGCTCTGATGGACCCCATCTGCCCGCCGTCCACGGTCTTCGCCGCCTACAACAACTGGGCAGGCCCCAAGGAGATCGAGGTCTACCCCTGGAACGGCCACGAGGGCGGCACATCGGTCCACCGCGCGGTGCAGCTGCGTATGCTGCGCGACCTGGGCTGA